One Echeneis naucrates chromosome 4, fEcheNa1.1, whole genome shotgun sequence genomic window, AATTCTAACGTTATCAATTCTAACGAGAATTTAGAAATAAGTAAATATCAAGCTCGTAACTCAAACAGTTTTATACACATAGAAAtgtattacatttattaaaataaaatataaaataagtaatCAAAAGTAATAACAGTAGCCTACttgttatgaaaaatattttgttacatATGCTACCGACTGTACTTTAAAATATAACCCTTTAAATGCAGGAGCTTGCTAAAGGTGGAGCTACATTTCAAATATGACCAAGATAAGTATTGGTAACTATAGCTATTAGAGTTAATGCAGTAAAggtagaaggaaaaaaaaagacaaaaatttcCCAAATAACGAGACAAGAAGACGTGTTTGTCACCTTTACATTGTCCCATGGTGGTGAAGTCAGTCTGAGGCCCACCGCTCACACTGCTGTGGCGTTCCCAGTTTGCCTTCCCAGGGCCCTGaatcatcccacagatgctgtcCTCCTCGAAACTGCAGCTGTCCACAAAGGTCGATGACTTCGCTGCGAAGAGGAAACAGTTGAGAGGGAACACTTTCATCAAGACACTTCAGGAAAGCAGATTGGAAAAgatggtttgtttattttgtttcatctgaTTTATGGCCATTTCTGTATTAGTcctaaaatgataaaaaaaaaaaattatcaataataattcacatgatataaaaaatgaatgaaacaaaacacattttcatccctttttaaatattatatgaCCTCTGCTGATAATAGACCCATTAATAGCTGTTGCAATATGTACAGTGTCAGTGAGGTGCTTCAGTCTCAATGTTGATTTGATGGAAAAATCTTATGTAAGAGTTTTGAATTAGGACGCATTCAATCAACTGTTATCACATATCCAGTATTAATTTGTCCTGCATGGGGAAAGTAAGAAAATGTGCATGATGTGTGATAACTAAGGGTGACCTTTTAGTTAGAAAGCAAATGACCTGAATATAAGGAAATATAGACAAAGACCGGCAGTGATCAGTGATTGTTGTAGTTAGATGAGCTCAGAGAGGACGCTGGCAAACTGCAACCTTTCACAGAGTAAATTATGTACTCCGGATCAAAGGAGCCTACCACTGGAGGTTTATGCAGCCCACATCACgtatactttctttttttccaatgagATTTTTCCAAAAAcgaaaaattattattattatttttttttttttttttttttttttttttttttggttacgTAACATTAACTATTATTTAAGTTTTTTGTAACCACACTTCGTCTCACCATGTGATGCTTCTCATCgtttgctttgtcttttcagtATGAAATTGTCAATAACCTTtgcaagacaacaacaaaatcactAGCAAAGTAACATATGTTCTAACTGATGTGCCAAATGCCAAGGTGAAATGCCTTACTGCAGTTGTAGAGACGGTTGAGTTTGGTTAGATCACTTGCACTGAACCCCATCCTTTGACCAATCACATCCGAGAATTGTGGGATCTTGGTGACAATGGTGGGCTCGGAGCCGATGTTGAAGGCCGTCTTACTGTAGTGCATTACAGAACCGTAGTCGTACGGGACGCCCAGAGCACTGGATACTGTGTCATCACGTATATTGAAGTTGTGCTCTTTCCCTGAGAAAGatgtatgtatttttaaatggaaaataaattaaccATTAACTTGGATTTTGATGTATATGGATGAAGCAGCACGTgttgcttcctgtgtgtgtagAAACGCAGGATATTGTACCAGTAAAGCTGGTCATAAGGTTGCAATGTAATTTACCCGGTTCAATGAGATCCCACATGATGTTGACATAGTCATCACGGTCAGCTCTGGACTGCTCGTGCCAGAATCCAAGAGCGTGCAGGAACTCGTGTTCGACCGTTCCCAGGTGATCACAGTTCCTGCCAatggagagctgctgttttcccACATGCTGGTTGCCTATGAAGGAGTAACATCtgcaggggggggggttagggtgtGTGAATGATGGTCAAAGCCCTGGATGCAAGGCTGATATTCAAATTCTGTGTCAGTATGAGCATTGACCTTGAATTCAACATTAGTTTTAATCTGAAAATTCATCTGCATTCACTTGGAGTCGCGTTTCTGTTAACCTGACTACAGCAACAGAAACACCCTTtaagctctgtttttttttttccctgcgaaaaaaaaaggcatttccaGGTGCTGGTTTAAAACAACTTGTCGGATTAGTCAGATTAATGAGAatgatgagacagaaaaaaaaattagctggGGGATGCTAAAATGCCCCATTTAGGATAATTGGTGAATCCTAATTGtcaaatgtgtgagtgtgaatgtttgtttctctctgtactGTATATCCccatatgttggccctgcagtACACTGGCTACCTGCCTGGGGTGGACCCAACTCCCAACCAAcatgccagctgggattggctccagcacccatcATGACTAAtaagtggttgaaaaaaaaaaaaaattataataataaatgcttTACATGAGTAAACTGCAGAATTATAAGATTATGTCATTAAATGGCATCCCAATAACATCACACATAATAATACTGTAATCTCTCAGTAcgaaatgaaaactgaaaacagcatttttgGATTCATGGGCTGAACTCACCCGCTACCTTTGAAGACAGAGATGTAgttcttctctcctttccaaGGTGTGAAGTCGATGCATGTCTTCAGTCTGTACTGGTCAAACGCCTTCAGGATCACTCCCTTTGCATTCATGTCTGCATGTTGCAAAGTGCAAGGCAAAAGATCATGATACTGTATGTTCTCATTTGGTGTTCATCCACTGGTATTTGATACAATTTTGCATTTTCGTAACGGTGTCTCACCCAGACTGTCCTCCAGGTAGTAGGGAATGGTTGTTGGCCAGCGGTACTTATCGTCaatcactgtgtttctgtggagcgtctgacaatgacaaaaaataacaagatgCAACAAGGTTAAAAATCAGACACTGATGAAGGCCAAACAGAGTACTAACTTGATTGATATAATCCATGTGTTAGCAAAATACCGACCttttataattttttgtaaatttgatgacataaaaacaacatggaTTTCGCAATACGTAAGCCTGtagttttataaaatgtttaaaatgatatTATAGGGTTTGATATTAGATCCCATCTTACCCACAaagtgcaacatttaaattggTCTGAAAATGCCCATTAATTCACAGTATCGGCCTTTGGTGTATTGACATACTTCCCCCTGTTCAATATCTCCCTCCAGCAGGTCCAGCCCAGCAACTGCAAAGGAAATATTATCAGTTAATGAAGCTActcagagacaaagacacacacgcgtatagcaaaaaaaaaaaaaaaaaaaaaaaaatagattctGCAAACCTTCATTGATGTTGAAGATGTCCCAGTCATGATCTTCATCAATATCAATTTCTGCAAAACATGATTGATAATAATGAGATTTCAAAACAATAACTCACACTCTGCTTTGAGCAGTACAATTTCATGAGGCAGACATGGGGACTTGAAATGTATTCagcattttaatatatatttacagagAAACCTACGTTTAGTCTTCAATTTTAATGATTAGATTCAGCCTCAGCCTCACCTGTTTCTCCCGTTAACTTGCCATATGTCTGTAATatcaattgaaaataaaataacagattaaaaaaaaaaaaagttttagttttaaatgtaaaacttaCGTAGCTCCGAACATTGAATAAAAACGGGGGTGTTGTATTTACATACCAAACACAAGCCAAAGAGCAGAATAAGAAACCTGAGTGGCATCGCTCCAGCAGCAGGCACTTGTTTCTCTATTCAGCCTCCGTGTGTCTGAGCCACGGCTGTGGATTAGTTCTTGTACAGGACAGGAATGCAGCAGTGCATGCAACATTCACAAGGTCCCAACATTTTTATGACTTCGAAGCGATTACCTGGATGATGAATTATTAATTCAGTAGTCATGATTATCTTATCAAGGCGATGTAATCCCTGTCATAATCATACAGTACAGCTTTACACAGACGTGACCTCAGTCAGATCTGGGAAGGACACCGTTCATATTCTAATGGAGTCGCATGacatatcattttaaaattcaatttagGTTTGATCATCCGAGAAGCTAGATGGAAAATTTAACTGGTCGTCACGATGAATGATCCCCTAATAATGCTGCACAGttacagagaaaaacaggtACAAAGTTTAAATGGTGTGTAAACAGACCCAGAGGTATTCTGCAGCAGCTCAATATTAGTCAATGTAAAACTGGGGAATATAAATGAgccagtacaaaaaaaaaaaaaaaacaacattcaaaataattttgctCCATCCTGCTTTACTTTGTGTGCTGCTGAgtctgtgttgttgtgaaaCTTGTCGGCAGTGAGTCTTGATATTAGTGGCAAaagaaagtataaaatataaaagaggATTGTTGTCATTTATCTGACAGCCCAGCACTAATTCACTTTGAAAGATTCATGCTGCTTTAAAAGCCGAGCGTCTTTCCCAGGCTATCTTCCTAAATTTATTGTCTTCACTGTAATGCGATTCTATTCTTCTTTAAGTCATCcgacatttttcttttcctccagaTCTATTGCGATAATATTGTATTGACATTCCAGCCAGCCACTCTGTCAAGCATTATCAAACGGACTACAATTGTGAAATTTCAGCATGTCACACGGTGACTATtgcaaaataatgaataatattaTGTGTTCATACAACAAGTGACAAAAGGAACAGCGTCTTTATTGGACAGTAAACTCATTCACATAAAACGGGTTGGAAAGGAAATCAATGGAAGGCAGCAGTGGCCTCATGCATGAAGCTGCGAGTGAAGCTTAAATGAAACCTGGTTGCAGAAAACAGACTTGGTTggtattgtttttctttttaggtgcCAATTAGTTTGTTTAAAGCAGCTGTAACTGTGCAGAACAACAAACCCAACGTAACCTTTCTTCCTGCAGCTTCGGCATGACACGATGAATAGAAAATACTGACTGTAGAAAGACAAGTGACACGAGAGTGAGCTGCTTCTTCTTTCAGTTTGtgactgtctgtttgtgttttcactctAACTAACAATTCACATTCTGTCATCCCAGAAACAAAtctaaaaatgtcaaatcaactaaaaaaacaaaaacaaaaacaaaaacaaacaagcaaacaaaaaacattttcagtgaaatcGTGCAAGTGTGGAAATACCGAGCCACTACCTGGCAGTTAAGTCAGAGGCATAAGTTTTAATTTTGGATTTAAAGGCCTCAACAGAGTCAGACAGTTGAgttcacagtgttttttttatatatatatatatatatatatatatatatatatatacataggGCCCAAACTGCTAACCTCTAGCAGCACAGCTAgagtaaaacattaaaagaacGTTGTTTCATGGACCAAGATGGcttaaaatatatgttttggTGCCAAGCTACAATTTAGGTTTGATTATTTGTGATATCCATATTTCATAAATctttacagaaacacactgGGAGTCAAATTCATGGACTACAACACATGACAACAATCACATTACTAATGGTAATTGAGAAAAGGATGTCCCATAgtgaaaaactgtcaaattatggaaataattaataatgaatttcTTCCATTTGATCAAgatgtgttgctgttttaatgAGCGTCACAGACAGTTTTTATCACTATTATACTTGTTGACACTGGACTCTTGACTCTCGCCTCTCGCCTCTCCATATACGAATGCAGAATAGCAGCTTCACTGAGTTGTGTCCCATGTGCGTCTATTTTACATGAACGTTACTGAGCTTGGACcaccagcacccccccccccctccccaccaccaccccaccccacccccacaaaATCTGCATATCAGATATGTCTGAAAGGCAGATGcttctttttgctgcttttgcaTTATCACAGAGAAACCATCTCTGGCCCCTTGAAACTGCTTCAGCTGTCTCCGTCTCCACAGAACTCACAGCCTTTCTAACCTTCACCTCTTGATGCGGCTTAGGCGCTCGCACATGATGGAGAGGTACTGGGTCAGCTTCACCATGGCGATGATGAGGGTCCCTCCGATCAAGGTGCAGGTCGGCCAGAATAGGGAGTGGAAGACGGCAACCCTGCCGTAGAGCTGAGTCAAAATGGCGCTGTCCATCCTGTCAGTAGGATCCTTGAAACACTGGACTGTGTGCTGAGAGCGGAGACGCTCAGAAATGTTCTGGACTATGGCATGAGTGGCTGTATAGTCTTTATGGCACTTTGGGATGTAGAAGCACTGATGCAAAAGGACAAGAGAGAAAGCCAGAGTGAGGCAAGGGAGGGAGTTGTATTTGATTTTtcccaataataataataatccagaAGAGTTTTGGACGTTCACTCTTTGAGTTCGCTGTTCAAAATACTTAGTGTAGATGTTAAAATAATTAGGATTGTTTTCTACACGTTTCCTCATGTATACATTCTGAATAAAGATCTGTGGCctgcaaatcaaacatttaaactaCATTACTCTTTAGTTATTAAATTGTCGGACTTGTTGAGTGCTCAACATGTCAGCACAGTTCTTACTATgcaactgaaacacagacttgcAGTGATATCAATACTGAACTAATACATGATCCAGTAAGTCATGTCATCAGGATTAGCAATGACAATATTAATCAGgaatgattttttgtttttgtttttttcacacgAAATCTATAAATCACTATAAATACTTTGTATTGTAAATAtaatgttgaaaacaaaagagtAGCAAACTGGCTTAGTGGgacacataaatatataataattataacaacaacaataataatactatGCATTATACcgtatataataatattattattgatgttGGTGCTGTTACTGCTATTGAGCTCCTTTGCTGTTTGAGTTTTTCTTGGTTGAGTGTCTGTAAAAACATGAACTGACATCATTTCAAAGTTGTGTTTCAGACCTCAGGATTGCTGTCCTGCGTGTCCTCGTTGTGCAGGAGTCGCATCACCTTTCCTGAGGAGTTGAGGCTGACGTAGACCTGGAGACAGGGGTAACGGGAACTCCTCCAGCACTCTGCCCCACAGCTGTAAGAACAGTTTACATCCCACGTGATGCTCGCATTCACAATAGTGCAGGTGACCTCATCTGTCCACACACTGTGCAGAAAGAACACCCGTGTGTGAGCATGCAGTTATACACAACATTTTATCCAATCATcacaggtacacacagacaaaaactcAACACGCATCTGTTTCTAGTCACCTGTCAGAGTAAGAGCGCAAGATGGTGATTCCCAGGACAAAGTACATCATAACAGAGAAGAAGACCATGCTGAGGCCCAGCAGTATGGCTCTGTCCTCTCCTGCCTTCAGAGCCGTCACAGTCTTCCTCTTGTCCAGGACGTCATACTCACGAATCCTCTGGTAGAtggatcttaaaaaaaaaaaaaaaaaggtttacatAAAAGCTGACCCATCCTTTGTGATTGTGTTCGATTACATAAGAACATGATTTTTAAACTTTGGACTTATTTCATATAagtatataaatacatataaacaaTGTTTTACATACTTGTGTGTTCGCTGGACACCTTCTTAAATTATCAATTTAATTTATCAGGTCCTCAGATGAGATAAGACTAAATGTAGAACGAACCATTTGCCTTCTTGTCAAAtcacttctctttttgtttttccttacaAGAAATAAACCTAATCTTAATCTTGAATTCATTATCCAATTGACTGCATTTTAATTAGATATTTGatcctttttttattcctaTACATGAGGTGACCATCTGCTTTTATCACAACCCTTCAGATGATGATTTGACTTTGGTCCACTCTTACTTTTCAACTGACAGGTGCTTAGACACCTCCTAAGCACCGACTGACCTTTGGACTCACTTTCACCCTACAACCTACTCTCCTACAACTGTCACTGTACATATGACCAGACACAACTTTCCTTGGCACTTAAGCATAAATTGGAATTGTTTTCCAATTTTTCTCCaatttttctctgaaaatgacagctcttccactgcttttctaaaatacaaacagtgtttggttttgaaattaaaacacaaatcaaatacTCTTTCAAGGACGCTTTAGATCTTGTCAGCGCAGAAACTTTAACTGACTACAACTCAATGAACATCTCACACGCCAATAAGGACATTTTAAGGCGTTCACCCATTTCAATGTGGAATTTCCAGCAAGTTTCTCCGAAAATTTCCCCTTTTTTGAGTTTATATCTTCACTTTATATATTAACACTGATGCAAACACAGATTTAGTACCTGCGGTCACTTCTTCCTTCCGTTGCCTTACTTCCTGCCCACAGAAACATCCTATCTGAGGCATGTGGGAACTgtagtctgctgctgctgaaagaggTGCTGACCCACCTATGAAACATACAGATAAATTTATGTTATGAATCTAAAGCCTCCAGATCCTATACAGAACATGAGTCCAGTTGTTCTGATGGTCTATGCGACAATCAAAACAGGCTCAGATTTGCAGAAAACAACGGTACAAGCACAAATACGTTTAGCACCTACAGTAAGTTTTGCTTTTCTGATGACGCATTTAAATCAAGAGCATACTTTCATGTTAACAATGGCAAAACATATCAGTGCATTTCTATCATGGTCATACATCAGTCGTACAGGAGTAAACAGACTTTGGGTGATGTCAAAAAGGTGAAATCGTGCCCAGCTGGCTGTCAAGATGTACCTTCATGTGTCAGCACTGGCCAAAGACAACATGCCGCATCGTTATTTAGAGGCCGGGCCAAAGAGGTTTCTTTCATCAGTCCATCATTCCAGTCCGTTGCTCACTCTGAATGTCAGCGAACAGGACAAACCCTATTGTCAGAGAGTCCTTTAACCTGTTTTCCTACATGTGACTGCAGCAGAGTGGTGAGTGAAACAACTCACTATAGAAAAAGACCAACACGAAGATGACCGCAATGCTCTGCATACTGTGGCCATTACTGCTTTGCAAGAGTATAACATACATTAAGAGATGGTTGTGGTTAAGTCCACAGCAAGAAATTGTGGTGAAGTTGAATAATATTTGAATTGCAGGATAAACAAACTCCAGTCAGACTGAGGACACACCACTCAACCACCTTGGCCTCCATTTATGATGATCCAGTTCAAAGTTATTGTCCAgtagaagaaaaacaaggtcTGTGTTAGAGCATTTCAATCTGCCTGCATACCTTTCCGTTACAGTGGAAAATTGTGTAACCTAAAATAAGTAGAGGGTTGCCATGCGAGTGTGGCATGTCTTTCTTGAGAACATGTGCAGCCTTGATTTATCTGAACTGTGTATGTTGACTGGTTGCGTGCCTAAACGTGTTCCTGAGTGTTATATATGTCTAAagagaaaacagggaaaaaaaaactaagcagaacactgactgaaaaactaaacagaaaCTGTTTAGTTTTTCAGTCAACGTAGACACTTTATCAAATAGAAATTAAACATTGAACATTATGATGTCAATTTCTCAcctctgaaaaaaacaaaacaaaacatatgacATCATTGTTTTCAAGCCTGTAAGGGAGAAATTAGACACAACTCTTGCTACTTCTCTTTGAAACATCAAATCAATTGATGACCTTAAAAATGCTTGACAGAAAGCCTGGGAGGacaatgaaagatgaaagtgaAGCATCAGTTCCTACAAGCAAATTTGTACTTTATATCATTATTGTGTCATTAAAATGCCTCCTGGCTCACATTCACGTCCGTGCTAATACATTGAAGGTAAACTATATTGTTGACATGCCTACGCTTGACTGGTGAAAATCTCCTTTTCTTCTATAGTTTAAAGTCTGTATTACCAGCAAAGTTAAAGTAATATGTTGACTGTAAACCCTTTGAAAAGTGTATGGTTGTAACAGTAGGAGGGGAATACTATGAGCATAACTTACTGACACTGACTGTATTTTCTCCAGTTATTGCATCTCTTTAAGATAGCTTGGTTGCATTTATTGCACCTGATTTAAAGGTTATTCGAATGCCAAATACAACATATTGAATACTTTAGATTAGGCCATACAGGCCATCTGTGTATATCTAGGTTAAGGGTTTGgaactaaataaatatttccttaAGATTAGAGGTCCTTCACCATCATGATTGCTCAATATAATCTTTTCTACTCTAAATTACCTGACAGCTTATATCAATTATTATGTCCAGttattatcattgtttttatttttggcttttatttgtttttaagttaTCACAGTTTACCTCTCAATTTCAACATGCTAAATTCCAAAAAGTTGAACTGACTCTGGGAGACATACTACATGTCACTTTCAACCAATATATCATGATCAACTATGAGATGCTGATAAGAATTTCCAATCACTTTGTAGATCAGTAAGGTTTCACATTTCAGACAAGACATGAATCCACGTTTCTTTCAATTCATCACAGCATACCTCGGAATTTTAACATGTTAAAGTCACACAAGTCGGTCTGAATCCCAGAGACCTTAAACACACTAATCAATATCAATCAATACATCATTATTAATAGTAGGATGCGGACAGAAATTTTCAATAACTTAATAGAGCAATACGTTTTCTCATTTCACACAAGACATGAATCCATGTTTTAGTGGATGgagtgcagagaaaaaaaaaagaccaaaacaccAGGAAGCTGGTTTCACCTGGTTACTAAATCAGGGGCGGTCAACTTGACAGGAATAAATATTGATTCAGTacccacacattcacacacagacatgctcaGTCTATAAAAGTAATAGGGCCGTGAATAATGTACCGCCTGATGGGTCCCTGAGTCAATATTTGCTTGTCCTGTATGTGCCTGCtgtgttgttggttgttggtcACACTGGAGAGGTCTTAGCTGCAGCTTAGTGACACCAGAACTGGTGAGGACATAGATAATACTTGTCGG contains:
- the s100p gene encoding calcium-activated potassium channel subunit beta-2 isoform X2; amino-acid sequence: MDRNVVEGAMLDDNWSESPTIDFCPTPQSEISTSFSSSRLQFPHASDRMFLWAGSKATEGRSDRRSIYQRIREYDVLDKRKTVTALKAGEDRAILLGLSMVFFSVMMYFVLGITILRSYSDSVWTDEVTCTIVNASITWDVNCSYSCGAECWRSSRYPCLQVYVSLNSSGKVMRLLHNEDTQDSNPECFYIPKCHKDYTATHAIVQNISERLRSQHTVQCFKDPTDRMDSAILTQLYGRVAVFHSLFWPTCTLIGGTLIIAMVKLTQYLSIMCERLSRIKR
- the s100p gene encoding calcium-activated potassium channel subunit beta-2 isoform X1, with the protein product MDRNVVEGAMLDDNWSESPTIDFCPTPQSEIRWVSTSFSSSRLQFPHASDRMFLWAGSKATEGRSDRRSIYQRIREYDVLDKRKTVTALKAGEDRAILLGLSMVFFSVMMYFVLGITILRSYSDSVWTDEVTCTIVNASITWDVNCSYSCGAECWRSSRYPCLQVYVSLNSSGKVMRLLHNEDTQDSNPECFYIPKCHKDYTATHAIVQNISERLRSQHTVQCFKDPTDRMDSAILTQLYGRVAVFHSLFWPTCTLIGGTLIIAMVKLTQYLSIMCERLSRIKR
- the s100p gene encoding calcium-activated potassium channel subunit beta-2 isoform X3, with translation MFLWAGSKATEGRSDRRSIYQRIREYDVLDKRKTVTALKAGEDRAILLGLSMVFFSVMMYFVLGITILRSYSDSVWTDEVTCTIVNASITWDVNCSYSCGAECWRSSRYPCLQVYVSLNSSGKVMRLLHNEDTQDSNPECFYIPKCHKDYTATHAIVQNISERLRSQHTVQCFKDPTDRMDSAILTQLYGRVAVFHSLFWPTCTLIGGTLIIAMVKLTQYLSIMCERLSRIKR